The window TCAACCCATTGATAATAGTTTCCGGTTGATTGAAAATCTGTTACTTCTTCAGAAAGAAATATTTTTACCTGGCAAGTGGAATTTTCTGCTATTCTTTTGGCGTAATTGGCCAGAAACAAATCAGGGTTCTGGTCTATATACACAAAAATATTTTTTAAGTCAGTGAGTCCATTGTCAATAAGAATTCCAACATGACATTTATCCTGAACCAGGAGGTTATGAACAATCCCTCCTGTTTTTTTGGAAGTGAAAGGTGATTTTGCGGCTCCCATCAATAATAAATCCACATTTCTTTTCTGGCAGTAATTCTGGATTTTTTGGGGAATATTGTTGGAGACTTTATATTTTGTTCTCAGATTGATTCCTAATTCTTCTGCGGTATCTTTTACAGGTTGAAATAAAGTTTCATCAAATTGAAAAATATTTTGAATAGACATTTCCGAAAAGGGATAAACATGAAAAGCCGTAATTTCGGTATTGAAAGCTTCTTTTCCTGTCAGGATATCTGCAAGTTTTAATAATTTGTTGCCCATTCCCGGGTCGGCAAAAGAGAATAAAACTTTATATTTTGGAATTTCAGCAGCCAATATGGGTTCTTTTCTTTTAAACAGAAAATTGATCAGGTTGATGGAAGGGCCTGTCATTAATGTGGTGAAGATGGCCATAATCACCATCATCACGAATATCTGGGAGGTGAGAATTCCCATGTCGTAACCAATGTTTATTACGATAAGTTCCATCAGTCCCCTGGTATTCATCAGGGAGCCCAGCAACAGGGAATTTTTCCAGGATATTCCCACGAACCTGGCTGAAAAGGTTGTGCCCAGGAATTTCCCCACAATTGCCGTGAGGATGACTACAAGGCAGAACCACAAACTTTCCTGGTCGAGTATGCCTACCTTTGTACGCAATCCCGTATAGACGAAAAACAGCGGCAATAGTAAAATAAGGCTGATATCTTCGATTTTTTCCGCCAGCAGTTTTTTAAAATCCCTGTCCCTTGGAATGATAACCCCGGCAATAAAAGCTCCAAAAAGCGCATGAATGCCAATAATTTCGGTCAGGTAGGAAGACATGATTAATAAGAGAAAGACAAAAGCCACCACCGGCTGGGTTAAGTTTTCTTTGGAAACATAG of the Bacteroidota bacterium genome contains:
- a CDS encoding cation:proton antiporter, with translation MKKNFIFYILTFSIFCFLLIFLIEKGSKLKPLNRPVNQESQFVPSTARSSTLNIFIKGFSENITHPLSILLLQIIAIIIIARLFGTLFQKMGQPTVIGEILAGIFLGPSVLGYYLPNFSVFLFPPGSLNNLHVLSQIGLMFFMFIIGMELDSSVFKKKANSAIMISYSGIIIPFISGVILSYFLFPLYASGKSTFAGFSIFLGISMSITAFPVLARIIHEKGLTRSPLGAMSITVAAIGDITGWCLLAFIIAIVKAGSISNALFTLIFSAIYIFFMFYVLHPFLKKLSEIYVSKENLTQPVVAFVFLLLIMSSYLTEIIGIHALFGAFIAGVIIPRDRDFKKLLAEKIEDISLILLLPLFFVYTGLRTKVGILDQESLWFCLVVILTAIVGKFLGTTFSARFVGISWKNSLLLGSLMNTRGLMELIVINIGYDMGILTSQIFVMMVIMAIFTTLMTGPSINLINFLFKRKEPILAAEIPKYKVLFSFADPGMGNKLLKLADILTGKEAFNTEITAFHVYPFSEMSIQNIFQFDETLFQPVKDTAEELGINLRTKYKVSNNIPQKIQNYCQKRNVDLLLMGAAKSPFTSKKTGGIVHNLLVQDKCHVGILIDNGLTDLKNIFVYIDQNPDLFLANYAKRIAENSTCQVKIFLSEEVTDFQSTGNYYQWVELQNGNSPQFRKNKAHDLILLSYNYWKEIENTYHSPSSVLILK